In Setaria italica strain Yugu1 chromosome IX, Setaria_italica_v2.0, whole genome shotgun sequence, the genomic stretch CGATGCCACACGACACACCGCCGCGTCCACGGTCCACCACTCCACCCCCACGCTCCGGCTCCGGGATCGGCATGGACGTGAAAGCCTCCTCGCcttcgcccgcgccgccgccgtcgccgggcgcCACGCTCTCCGCGGTGATCGCCGAGGACCGCCGCCGGGAGGCCAGACGCCGCCGCCCGGGAGGGCTCGGGCAGGGcggcctcctcccgctcctcgTCCCGGCGTGCGGGCGCCCCGCCGGGCAggtgggcggcaggacggcgcaCTCGCAGCTCatgctccgcctccaccgctgGGGCGCCTCGTTCCTGCccaagggcggcggcgccgtctcgCGCGAGCTCGAGGCCAGGCGCCGCGCGCCGAGcccgccgccacggcctcgaCCATTGCCGCCCGCTGCGGCCCACGtggtggtgccgccgccgccgccgccgccgccgcgccacgaGGCGCCCGCCGTGATGAGCGCGAGTGTCCCCGAGGGGAGGCCtttgagggagagagaggagcccGCCGTCCGCGCGCCGGCGCCTGGATCCAAAGCCACTGCCGAAGCGGACACGTCCGTCGGCGGCGAGAGCGCCGGGAGCAACGAGCACGCGGCGCCAGCAACGCCCGCCGGGGGAACCTGGCTCAGAGTTTCGCCCAAGACGACAGTGAGATCTCTGTCGCTGCAGACGGACACCAGCGACGAGTCCCCTCGGTCCCTAGCCGACTCCCCCGCGCTGGCGGTGGAGAGCGCGGACATGTTCGTGTGGGCGGACAAGTACCGGCCCAATGTGCTCAGCGAGTTCATCTGCAACAGggccgtcgccgacgagctccaCCAGCTGGTGATCAACACCGTCACATTGCAaaccttccttccttctcgtaACATTCTGGCTTTCAAAGTCAAGCAAGCATTCACCGAACTCCGATGTAGTGAACTAGTGATGTTACAAGATTACCTTGTCAATCTGAGCTGGTTCGGTATTTGCAATTTCGTCTTAAAGCAGGTTCGCGTGACTAATTATTCTTTTACTCATTTTTTGGATGTAGGTTATTGCACACCATTGCGGACATTTCATATTTGAAGGGCAGCCGGCAGTTGGGAAAAGAAGCATGGTGCTGGCACTTATAAGGGATGCTTTTGGTCCTCATGGTCTCAAGGTCACTATTACAAACTTCTCTTAGGGCTGGTTTGGGTGCACCCATTCTCCTTGTGAATTGGAGGGATAAGCTACTAGTCCTCATTCTGAGAAGCTAAACCTCGGTTTTCACAATCTTTTTGTGTTTTGTTCATCATGTTATCTCACATGTTGTTATGTTTTGTTCATCCTGCCATCTCACAGATAGAGGAACAGACAAAGAGATTTGAATTGAAGGTACTATGAAGGAACATGCTGTTGTTCCAAAATCATAGAATGCAATCTATTCTAGAATCATGTTCCATAGTCATCTACTGACCGATTTCTACATTGTAGGGAGAAATTAGAAAGCATATCGATGTCAGAGTGAAGATTTCAGGACATCATGTGGAGGTTAGCTTGGCCGATTTACATGGCTATGAGAAGTATGTCATAACGAATTTGCTGAGTGAATCGATCCCATCACCAAACTTGGTTTGTGACCATACTAACTGCAGAGGTAACTTGCAATACTTTATTAATGAAAGTTGGAATTTGAACTGTATGTTCAACATTTATTCAGTGGCATTTTGACATTATGTGTTCAAGCATCGGTGGTTTATTTTATGTGCAGTGGTTGTTATCCATGACGCTGATAAGCTCTCGTCCGATCTTCAACATTATATTGGTTGGTTTTTGGGGAGGTACGCAGGGTGTAACAAAATTATTTTCTGCTGCTCTGATGCTTCTAACCTTGAAGCTGTAAAACATCTCTGCAAGGTCGTGACTCTTCAGCCACCTTCATTTGACGAGGTACTTCGCTGCACAACTTTTTGACCTGTGTTAAGTGCATGATGTTTTTTCACTTATTGTGCTGGACAGTCTGCTGAAAGATGATTTGCTCTTACCTAGATAATAAAGGTTCTAGAGTACATTGCAGCGCAAGAGAGCATTGATTTGCCTCGTGATCTTGCTAGGAGAATAACAGTAAGCGCAAGTAATAATCTCCGACAGGCAATACGTTCTTTTGAAGCTACTTGGAAGGCAAAGTAAGCACCATAACAAGATCTTTTCTCAACTATTTTACACAAAAGAATCTAAAATTTCATATTTGGATAGTAGGGATTGTCATAACATTGGTTCACATATTTTCTAGATGAAGTATAACTTCTGGAATCCGCAGCAACTAGGGTGGACATTGCAATTTAACTCCAAACATCTAAATATGTGCTCTGATATCATTATGTGAATAAAAAACAAACGCACATGATAGTTACAATGTGTTTGAATTATCTGTTGTTTTCTGAATGTCGCAAGTGGTATGACATTATTTTGTATGAAAGTTATTAATCTTTTGCCTATCAAGGTGTATGTATAATTCGCTCTCCTTGTAGTGATTCCCTTTTTGCAACTATGTGTTCATATTGCTGAAATGAAGTGATTATCAGTGGAACTTCTGCGTATATCAGTAACTCTGCTTACAAACGCAGCTACCCATTCATAGACGGCCAAGTTATTTTGACAGGATGGGAAGAGGATATCTCTAATGTGGCCAGAAATATCATCGAGGAGCCAAGTTCAAAGCAGTAAGCATCCCATACGTCCTGATGTTTCTGTTAGACTTAATCTTGTTGATTTGTGTGAGTTGTTAATTGTGTCGTGTGTGTGTCAGCGTTATGTGTCGTTGGCTAGTTAGTGGTGTACGTGTGCTGCATGGTGTAGTGGCCGGATTGGCGATGCGAAGTGAGCGGATCGGCAACCAGGTGGCAGTGCCAAATGTGACGCAGAGTCAGCTGTGCAGTTTTTTCTCGGTCAGGTGCTTGGTCTAGTCGTGGTGCATGTTCAGGAGCTGGAAGCGGTATGTGCGCACTCTGGCGGCTGTTGGAGTTGAACGTGTACGAGCTGTTACCTTGGATACTGCTTTGCATGTTCAATGCATTAGTGTAGGGATTAGCTAGCTTCTTGACTGGTTCTTGCGGCTAGTGGTTGAGCACGTCGCTGAACAGAGGCCAAGGCTACTAGTGTGTGTGTgaaaaatatagagaaaaagTACAAGTATTGTGCAGTGTCGGAAAAGCTCTGAGTGCCCTTTTCAAGTGCCCTGTGCGTGCGTGTTTCTTCTGGTGAGAGTTCAAAGTATCTCCGAGAGCTAGTGCTCGTGTGCGTGTGTCCACCTTATGTGAGGGAGCTGAGGGGCTGGGCcaacaagtggtatcagagcctagGAGATGTCTAGCAATGGAGCGTACACGCCGCCGAGCCGATGTCCTGGAAAAGGTGTTGCGGGTGACGGCAACGACGACAGCAAGCTGGTGGTGCAACAAGTGAAGGAGGCGGGGGTGACACTACGTTACCCCATGCTCGCAGCGAACAACTACGGCGTGTGGGCGGTCAAGATGAAGATCTTCATGTGCGCACAAGGTGTGTGGGCGGCTGTGGAGAGCAAAGGTCCGGTTGATGAGAAGATGGACCAAATGGCTCTTGCCGCCATTGTCCAAGCTGTGCTAGAGGCCGTGGTGATGGCCATTTCCGAGGAGAAGACGACGAAGAAGGCGTGGAAAGCTCTCGAGGAGATGCATGTCGGTGAAGAGCGCGTCAAGAAGGCCCGAGTAAAAACCCTCAAGAGGGAGCTTGCTTGTATGTATATGGGCGATTCCGAGAAAATTAATGATTTTGCTTTGAAGGTCACCACAATCGTGAACGAGATTCGCTCTCTCGGCACGAAAGTGGAGGAGATCACAGTGGTCGAGAAGCTCCTGCATTCTATCCCCGACAAGTTCAGACCCCTCATCAGCACCAGTGAGCAATGGGGGAATGTGGAGGAGATGTCGGTAATGGAGACGATTGGACGCTTGAGGGCGTTCGAGGAGTCTTCAAAGGGGTGGCGTCGTGACAAGGAGGTGGAGCAGCAGCTGTTGGCCGCATGTGCTGAGCCACGGCTCACGCGTGCCGAGTGGGAGGCCATGGTTGCTCAAGAGAAAATGAGCAGCAATGACTCCAACAGCAACGGCAACAAGACCGGTGAGAAGAAGTACCGCGACAAGTTCGACAAGTCCAAGATCGACTGCTGCAATTGTGGTGAGTTCGGACACTTCGCCGATGAGTGTCCCGTGGAGAAGAAAGTGCAGAACGGTGTGGCGCAACTCGTCGTGGCGGACGTCGATGACGAGCCCACGCTGCTGTGAAGCCCAATGCGAAGGTGCAGAATAAAGCCAACAAGATTAGGGGGTGATTGTTAGACTTAATCTTGTTGATTTGTGTGAGTTGTTAATCGTGTCGTGTGTGTGTCAGCGTTATGTGTCGTTGGCTAGTTAGTGGTGTACGTGTGCTGCATGGTGTAGTGGCTGGATCGACGATGCGAAGTGAGCGGATTGGCAACCAGGTGGCAGTGCCAAATGTGACGCAGAGTCAGCTGTGCAGTTTTTTCTCGGTCAGGTGCTTGGCCTAGTCGTGGTGCACGTCCAGGAGCTGGAAGCGGTATGTGCGCACTCTGGCGGCCGTTGGAGTTGAACGTGTACGAGCTGTTACCTTGGATACTGCTTTGCATGTTCGATGCATTAGTGTAGGGATTAGCTAGCTTCTTGACTGGTTCTTGCGGCTAGTGGTTGAGCACGTCGCTAAATAGAGGTCAAGGCTACTAGTGTGTGTGTTTAAATACGAGATCATATAATCAGCTTGGGTGTgaaaaatatagagaaaaagTACAAGTGTTGTGCAGTGCCGGAAAAGCTCTGAGTGCTCTTTTCAAGTGCCCTGTGCGTGCGTGTTTCTTCTGGTGAGAGTTCAGAGTATCTCCGAGAGCTAGTGCTCGTGTGCGTGTGTCCACCTTGCGCAAATGTGAACTTCTTTAAACATCTGAAGAGAAATATTTTGTTTTGTCGCATGTGCAGACTGTTTGTTATCCGGGGAAAGATCAGAAAATTGATTGAACATAATGTGTCACCTCATTTCATTTTCTCGGTAAGCTTTGTTTAGCTAATGTATCTGTGATTTCTATGTTTCAGTCAGAATCTGCTTTTGCCATATTTTATTACTGTTCAGtctctatttttgttttccttttccctgATGTAGCACTTAGTCGCAGAATTGAAAAGGGACAAGGATGAAGAGTTTCAGCACAGTATTGATGAACTGGCCTCGGATGTGAACCATGTAAGAGTTGGTGGCATCTCCTGCGACTGTTAGTTTTCATTTGTCAGCTACAAGACTACAATTAGTGTGACACACATTTTGTTTGGTACCCTCTGGCTAGTGTAAAGAATGCAAGCACCTAAAAGAGCAGAGCAAAGGATGCAAATCTCGGGAGGCAGATTTGAAAATGAGAAATATGAACGTAGAAGATTTTACCGAGAAGGTTCGTGACCATGGTGAAAGCATCCAATGCTTTATAAAGATTGAAGGTACTATCAGTTCTTTGTTTTCAATTTACTTCTGAAGTCTAGTCCGGTGAGGCACTAAATTGACCATGTGATAATGCTCGCAGAATTCACCGTGAGGTTCCTGAGCTTCTACAGATCCTTAAAAGCAAAGAAATCGAATAGTGGAGGTGCTCAATGAAGAACGACTCATCGCTTTGGTCGGCAAATCTCCTCAGATCTGCCGTACCACTGGTACTTAAATAAGATGTGATGCGTCTTTGCATAATTGAAGTGCCTCTATATGGTGGTCTTATGTCTACACCCTGTATGCATTTATAATACGTCCAATTTCACATATGCTGCTACTGTTATATAATTATATTAATAACAAAGATGATGTCTACAGCTGCCAAAGGGGGAAACTGCAAATGGATGCCCATATAAAAGGATAGCCAACCAATAGCAAGAATTGAACGTTTGGCTATCCTTttatatttgtaaattattaatTAGAATTCTATATATATAGTATGGACAATGTTTTCCCTTTCTAGCTAGGCAAATTCTTCTGTGTTTTTGGAACACGTGTCTAGGCATTTTTCCACAGCAGTTTAAGTTCTCTGCTGAAACTGGGTAGTCTCAGGTTTTGAAAACCGAGGCTTGTGTGAAGCAAAATTTGTTTGGAGCCACGAATGCAACTAGCACCAGTAATGGAGTTTAAAATTAGTGCTGTCCTAACTTTAGAATATCCTTGTTTATGCATGCATGGCTTCCAACCATTCGAGTCCCTGGTTCGTCTACCTCCTGTCCATTGCTGAAATTCAGAACGCTGCAGTTAGTAATGAACCGTCATCTACAGTTCCGATTTTCTGATCACAACGCTAATGAACAATATCTACATCTGCATGAATGCTATGCAttatcatgcatgtatatatctGTAACTGTGTATGTGCATGGGGTACAGTTCGTTCGTTGGTGTAACATATACAGAAAATTCACTCGCAAAAATTCACAGTTCCAGTATCACCATGGATGCAGATCCTGGCAGCTAGCTATCCTCAAACCACACCCTAAAAAtttctaaaagaaaaggaaatctaGAGAACTCGCCGACGACCTGGCACTCGGCGCTTGGCCACCATGTATGTCACCGGTCCTCAGGTCGCGATCGCACGCCACCGCTCGCCGGGTCTGATGCCGTGCTTGCTCGCTGACCGTCAACCACGATAGAGATAcggccaccgtcgccgtcgccaggcgggggcggcggcgcgtcgagcTCGGAGCGGCAGACGGGGCACGTGGTGTGCGCGCCGAGCCAGGAGTCGATGCACGCCGTGTGGAACGCGTGGCGGCAGACGGTGAGCAGGCGGACGGCGTCGCCCGCGGCGAACTCCGACAGGCAGACCGCGCACTCGGCGAGCGCCGGCGCTGGCGACCGCGGCGTCGCTTCGATCCACCGGACCGTGGGGAACGTGGCGAGGACCGCGGGGTCCAGACCGGCCGGCTTGGGCAGCGCGTGCGCGTCCGGCGTGGCTTCGCCGGCGCCCGACTCGTCGGCGTCCGcaccggcgcggaggcggcgccggcggcggagccagaGGGAGAAGAAGTGGAGGAGGTCGCGCAGGAGGAAGATGGAGAGGAAGCAGAGGAGGAGCACGAAGAGGATGAACACGGGCAGCAGCATCGGGAACGGCTcccgaggcggcgccggcggcggccgctccggGGCACCCGGCCTCGAGGGAgacccagcggcggcgcggcggtgggcgcggggGTCATCGTGGCTGGCATtgacgaggaggcggcgcgcggccgtgGCCACGACCGTGTCCATGGGCGCATGGGGAGGGGCGATCCGGGTAGGCTTTtaggcgcgcgcgggcgcgtgTGGCTGATGGTGCTCGCGGgagggcgggcgggcgagcgggcgttTGGTTGGGCGTCGTCGGTGTCTATGGCGGGTGGTGGAGCCGTGAGCTTTACGGTGAGGCGAAGGCGACGCCGGGACGGCACGACACCGACATGCACCAGGCGCGCATGCGCACAGCCGCTTGGCccccccgcccgccggccggtggAGACGTGATGCGACGTGGGACGGTTGGAGGAGGCCGGCAAGGGCGCAAGGCAAGGTAGCCGCGCGTCGTGCGTGGACTCGTGGTTGGTGCCATGGCGTGTGGTGGGCGGCTGGGCGCGCGCTGCTATATTTGAGCTGCGTTTTggttctgttttctttttcgcCTGTTGTTGGGGTCCGCTGGTCGATGACAGCCGCGCTGCCACGTCTGATGCCGAGGAGTAGCGAGCTCAAACAGGGCAGGGTGGGCGCCATGCCGCCATGCACTTTTTCCCTCTGTGGCAACGTCAGAGATTTACCACGAACACGAGGTACGGTCGCCGGTGATGGTCACCGTCTGGGTAGGAAAAACTCATGCCTCCTGCGCCTTTGCATCGAGTCGAGTGAAACCTGCATACTTGCATCATCTAAGATGCTGAGACGATGTATGGACATCAGTATTTCACATGAATCATTTTTGCCCTTGAAAATCACACGAATTCCACACTTTTTTGACGTGGTGTTCCCTTTTTTACTCAGTTTTATACACCGACTTAGTCCATCTAAAAGCTTGGTCTCCTGCTACCCCTTTTTTTAACTCATAGTCTTCCTGCTACTGCTTGAAGGCAGACAGTTTCAAGTTACTTTGACCAATGGCCAGAAAAAATCATTTGAAGTTTGATAATTGTTTGTTACGCTTGTACTTGCGGAGGGGCTCTCTACCGGAAGATGGTTAAGGGATTAAACTATAAGTCCACGTCGGACTAATTAATTTTCTCGCACCGTGTCGGACATATAGCAGCGTCGgacttttttaacttttttgaggatgtttttttttcacgtgACACCAGTTCTTAACTGACTGCCGCATTTTTTTGACTTTTTTCTTGGCACGTGGTTTAAAGTGGGATACTAACAGGTTGGGCACTTGCAACTTAAAGTTT encodes the following:
- the LOC101758264 gene encoding uncharacterized protein LOC101758264; this encodes MDVKASSPSPAPPPSPGATLSAVIAEDRRREARRRRPGGLGQGGLLPLLVPACGRPAGQVGGRTAHSQLMLRLHRWGASFLPKGGGAVSRELEARRRAPSPPPRPRPLPPAAAHVVVPPPPPPPPRHEAPAVMSASVPEGRPLREREEPAVRAPAPGSKATAEADTSVGGESAGSNEHAAPATPAGGTWLRVSPKTTVRSLSLQTDTSDESPRSLADSPALAVESADMFVWADKYRPNVLSEFICNRAVADELHQLVINTVTLQTFLPSRNILAFKVKQAFTELRCSELVMLQDYLVNLSWFGICNFVLKQVIAHHCGHFIFEGQPAVGKRSMVLALIRDAFGPHGLKIEEQTKRFELKGEIRKHIDVRVKISGHHVEVSLADLHGYEKYVITNLLSESIPSPNLVCDHTNCRVVVIHDADKLSSDLQHYIGWFLGRYAGCNKIIFCCSDASNLEAVKHLCKVVTLQPPSFDEIIKVLEYIAAQESIDLPRDLARRITVSASNNLRQAIRSFEATWKANYPFIDGQVILTGWEEDISNVARNIIEEPSSKQLFVIRGKIRKLIEHNVSPHFIFSHLVAELKRDKDEEFQHSIDELASDVNHVRQSKGCKSREADLKMRNMNVEDFTEKVRDHGESIQCFIKIEEFTVRFLSFYRSLKAKKSNSGGAQ
- the LOC101775120 gene encoding RING-H2 finger protein ATL39-like gives rise to the protein MDTVVATAARRLLVNASHDDPRAHRRAAAGSPSRPGAPERPPPAPPREPFPMLLPVFILFVLLLCFLSIFLLRDLLHFFSLWLRRRRRLRAGADADESGAGEATPDAHALPKPAGLDPAVLATFPTVRWIEATPRSPAPALAECAVCLSEFAAGDAVRLLTVCRHAFHTACIDSWLGAHTTCPVCRSELDAPPPPPGDGDGGRISIVVDGQRASTASDPASGGVRSRPEDR